CAAGCCGAAGGCGATCAGATCGGCCACGAACAATTCCACCGCACGATAGGCTTTCACCCCGGGCGTCAATTGATCCTGCAACTCCAGATAGCTGGCATGGGCCGTCTGGCACTCACCAACCGATCGCTCGATGGCCAGCCGGACATCCGCCGGATTTTTCTCATGGGCACCAAGTAAAGCCGCCATGGGATCGTCGTCCGGAGGTGCCGCAGCCATTTCCTCAGCCACGGCTGCCTCGATATCCCGGTCGGGATTACACTCCGGTTGCACCGGATCCATGCGGAGTTTGTAGTAACCACTCCAGAGCTGCTCACCGCCGCGCAGCATCTGGTTATGGATATCACTACTGGTCGAGAACAACACCACAGCCAGCAGCAACAGACACGCCGGCAAGGAAGAGAACCATTCCAGCCCGGAACGTTGCAGACCACCCTTAGTCATAAAACCTACCCTGGAATTTGAAGGAGTTACAGCAGATCATCCAGATCCATGGTTTCGACCGGCGCCCGCTGATCATCCCAGAAGCTGCCGAATTGACCGATGGGGGTTCGGTGGCCGGTGTTCTCAACCCACAAACGATCAGAAATGGCCACCAGCATGTTGCTGGCCATGGCATCAACAAACCGCCATTGTTCGCTGGACGCGTCATTCTTCAACGATTCGCCGTGGTCCCGGATCACCGATTTGATCAAAGCTTCGTCGTTCTTGTTTACTGCGGCGATCGCGTGGAAAACGTGGCCGAGCCTGACGCCCGCCTCTTCGCCCTGCTTGCTGGCGATAGCCAGTCGTTCAAAGGCGTCTTCACCTTCCGGCTGGGTGCCCGGAATCATGGCCCAGACCGTTGCCCGCAGCCCCATCGGTGCGCCCCACCATTTCTTGTTGTCCAGGCATTGGGTCGCCCGGCCAACCACGGAACCGGTGTTGAACGGCACACCAATTGAGGACGATGCCTGTATCTGGGCATTCAATGCCTGCAACCCGGACAACAAGCCGGCCAGGTAAATGAATTCATCCAGATCGTCTTTAAATTTGGGGCATTCCCCGCCATCCGGATCACCGTAATGGGCGTGGTGATGCTGCCAGCCCTTCAGGTAACGCTTCGCCGCCTGGGTATGGGCCCGTTTCTGCCGGATCATTGCATCCTGGGCCTCACCGGCGTTCATGGAATACATTGCCCGCGCCGCAGCCAGTTCATGCTCCCGGGCCTGCTCCTCCGCACAACCGCCCGCCGAGAGGTACAACATAACCGCCAGCTGGTCCGGTTCGCGGGTCACGCGGCCAAACGACATCAGCAGTGGGGCTGTCGCCTCACTCATGGAGCAACCCATGGCCAGGTCATCCGATTCCAGCAGGTAAGGCACCGTGTGATTGCGCGAGAACCCTTGCATCACATCACCGGTGGTTTTGTAGATCATGTGGTTGACGGCACCACAACCGGTGAGCACCAGGCTGGCACCAACAGCGGCCACCAGCCCACGAATTCCGGAACCGGCTTTGCGGAAATCATTCATAGCATCAACACCCTTTTATTCTTGTGTTATTCAGAAAACATCAGCGCCTGGCGCCGCCAGAATCGTTTTGTTACATCCTGTAACCGGCCATGCATTATGACCAAACCGGGCTCCGGTTTATGAGACCAACCCCGCAAATGACGCCTGCGGCCACAGTTCGTAACCGAACAGGGTTTGCACATTTCGGCCAAAGCCACTATAGATTGCTTCAACCGCAGGGTCTGCCTTGCGGTCAAACACAATAATCAGAACGAAATCAAACAGGAGTATCCGATGCGCAAACCAGAGCTTGCCGCCGCCATTGCCGATAAAACCGGCCTGACCCGGGAAAAAGCCAGCGAAGTTATCAACGCCTTTACCGATCAGCTGTCTGCGGCAGCGGCCCGGGGTGAAGACACAACGCTCATTGGCTTCGGCACCTTCAGCATTCGCTCCCGCGAGGCTCGCACCGGCCGCAACCCGCAAACCGGCGCCACCATCCAGATCCCCGCCAGCAAGACCGTCGGGTTCAAGGCCGGCAAGGCCCTGAAAGACGCGATCCGTTAACCGGATCCGGCCCGCCAACCGGCGGGCCAGCTCCTGCCTGACAGGCCCAGCAACGCCCTTCAGACTTAAGACGCACACTCCGAACGCGAACCGTCCACCCGGCAACGAATGGCACGCATCAGTTTGATCGCACGCTCGTCATACACGCCATCCTCCAGCAGAGACAGCCTCACCTGGCGCAGCATCCGGTCGTACTCCGCCACATCTTCCTGGGGCGGGTGCATCCATACCTCTTCGGGAATGCCAGCTTCTGCCTCGGCGATGATCTCGTAGGCCTGATCAATCCGCTTGATCGATTCATCGCGCACCATCTGGCCCGCATCATCCGGGAACCGGTCTCGATGGATGATGACCTGGAAGTTCATGTACCCCAGAGCATATTTGAACACGCCACCCTTGGTGTTAACGCCCTTGTACAATTCCAGTGGCTGATAGGCCACCGCCGGGGCGTAGGCCAGATCCACGCTGCCATTGTTGAACTTGCCGGCAAAGTTGGCGGAATTGGAGCCCACCACTGACGCGCCTACATGGCGAACCATGCGCACCGACGCACTGTCATAATCCAGGGTGGCGATGCGCTTGCCCTGGAGCTTTTCAACCGAGTCGACGTTGCGATCACGGGTGTGGAGGTAGATGGCACCACCGGGGAATACACCGGCCACCTCGTAGGGTCCTTCAACCAGGAACTGGCGCGCCTGGGGTTGGCTCAGGGTGTTGTACAGCAGGCGCATTTCCTGCTCGCCAGGGACGGCACCCATGGCCTCCAGGCTGCCGGTAAATTTATTGAACTCTCGGGCGCGAGTGCCCGTGAGCAGCACCGCGTCGCACTGGCCTGCCTTGAAGTCTTCGGCGGCAACCTTTTCATCGGTGTAAGCCCGCAGGTTCAGCCTGATGCCTCGCTGCATGGCGACCGGCTGGAACTCTTTGGTAATGGCAAACAGCGGGCCGTTGGCGCCCACGGGATCGAACACGCAAAAGCTGCGCTCGAGAATCTCGGTTTCGGCTTTCGCCAGAGCAGGGGTTACCAGGGTGGCGCACAAAGCAGCCGCCATGGCAATACGGCGGGATAGACTGACTGATTTCACGGGATGACTCCTGAATTATTATTGTCGGACACCGGCACAGCAGGCCGCCGGCATTTTCCGTCGTCCTTTTGATGACCATAAGTGGCCGAGCCATAGAATACGTTGGCTCAGGTGCCTCTCTTCAAGGGTTTTTCAGCAAAAACAGGGTAATCTGTGATGGCGTCGACAGAGGTTGGCTAACCTCTGCCGCATTTTCCGCAGTGTCACTACTGCCAGGCGGTCCGTCCGCCAACCAGCGTCAGCTTCATTAACCCCGGCAGCTCACATCCGAATCGGGGGGCATGGTGTCCGGCTGACACCAGGGTAGATGGGGACGGCACCCAATGGCCTTTGGGGTCGAAAATGCACAGGTCTGCAGCCAAACCCTCAGCCAGCTCCCATTCCCGGCCCAAAACCCGGGATGGACCAAGGGTCAGCGCAGACAGCAGATCCGTCATCTCAAGTTCACCAGCCGCCACCAACCCCAACCCCAGGGACAATACGCTCTCGATACCGGACAGACCAGGTTCGGTCGCCGGCAGTGGCGCCTGCTTGGCGGCGCTGTCGTGGGGCTGATGCTGGCTGACGATGGCATCAATCACACCCTCGCGAACGCCTGCCAGCAGCGCCCGGCGATCAGTCTCGGAACGCAGCGGCGGGCGCACGTGAAAACGGCTATCAAAGCCCGCCAGTGCGTCTTCGGTATAAACCAGCTGATGCATGGCGACATCGGCAGTCACCTGGATTCCCCTTTTCCGGGCCTCCGCCAGCATCTCGACGCTGCGGCCACAGGACAACTGGCTCAGGTGCAGTCGTACCCCGGTCTCCTCCGCCAGCAACAGCATTTCCATAACCGCAGCCGTCTCCGCTACTTCCGGGATGCCCAGCAGGCCCAGGCGAGTCGCTACCTGACCATCGTGAGCGTAGCCGTCCGCGGCCAGAGCCTGGTTCTCCGGACTGAACATCACTGTCAGGTCAAAGGTCTGGGCATAGGCCATGCACCGGCGCAGAATCCGGGCGTTGCGCACCCCACGGGAACCGTTCCCCACTGCCACGCAACCGGCGTTCTTCAGGCCCGCCATATCACTGAGCAAGTCACCTTCCAGGCCACGGGTAATCGCTCCAACGGGCAACACATTCACCACACCACGGGTTGCAGCACCTTCACGAATCAGATGGGTCACGGCGCTGGAATCATTGACCGGAGAGGTTTCCGGGCTGGCGCAAACCGTGGTGAAACCACCGTGGGCGGCTGCCCGGGTTTCCGAGG
The window above is part of the Marinobacter sp. THAF197a genome. Proteins encoded here:
- a CDS encoding dihydroorotase — translated: MSGSQQDNSTSLVITGGTLFNAHGQLTDNPGLLVRDGKIAAVGSEAQQADAARSVDASGCVISPGFVDLCCNLREPGNGQKGNIASETRAAAHGGFTTVCASPETSPVNDSSAVTHLIREGAATRGVVNVLPVGAITRGLEGDLLSDMAGLKNAGCVAVGNGSRGVRNARILRRCMAYAQTFDLTVMFSPENQALAADGYAHDGQVATRLGLLGIPEVAETAAVMEMLLLAEETGVRLHLSQLSCGRSVEMLAEARKRGIQVTADVAMHQLVYTEDALAGFDSRFHVRPPLRSETDRRALLAGVREGVIDAIVSQHQPHDSAAKQAPLPATEPGLSGIESVLSLGLGLVAAGELEMTDLLSALTLGPSRVLGREWELAEGLAADLCIFDPKGHWVPSPSTLVSAGHHAPRFGCELPGLMKLTLVGGRTAWQ
- a CDS encoding HU family DNA-binding protein; the protein is MRKPELAAAIADKTGLTREKASEVINAFTDQLSAAAARGEDTTLIGFGTFSIRSREARTGRNPQTGATIQIPASKTVGFKAGKALKDAIR
- a CDS encoding putative solute-binding protein; the encoded protein is MKSVSLSRRIAMAAALCATLVTPALAKAETEILERSFCVFDPVGANGPLFAITKEFQPVAMQRGIRLNLRAYTDEKVAAEDFKAGQCDAVLLTGTRAREFNKFTGSLEAMGAVPGEQEMRLLYNTLSQPQARQFLVEGPYEVAGVFPGGAIYLHTRDRNVDSVEKLQGKRIATLDYDSASVRMVRHVGASVVGSNSANFAGKFNNGSVDLAYAPAVAYQPLELYKGVNTKGGVFKYALGYMNFQVIIHRDRFPDDAGQMVRDESIKRIDQAYEIIAEAEAGIPEEVWMHPPQEDVAEYDRMLRQVRLSLLEDGVYDERAIKLMRAIRCRVDGSRSECAS